ATGTCCGTATTTGTGTATTAGACCCAAAAACCTTGTTATTTCAcacaaatttataataaataaacaaaaaatgaggCCGCAGTGCACCccatcacgccaaaattttCGTCTTTCCGcctttaaacaaacaaagtgaTCAATATTTTCAAGGTGCAGtttctcgtcgaaaactgccaCCTTCTGCTGAGTATGgtcgttttcagcaagatttttgttgcacaaaacaaccaaaaatgacgaATGCGGTGCACAGAAATACTCAAATGTAATGGACGTACACAGTAATCTAAACAGTTTgagggtctagtgcagaaatATACAACCAGAAGATGGATTTTTTACTATTCCACAGATCCCAGCTGCTCAAGTTGTGacatcatttggttgtgcacttctgcactagacccagtTTTTCGTTATTTAATCTAAATCGTCGATTAAAAGCTTCACGTGCATACTGATGGCTTCATTTTCCCTTTCGCAGCAACAGCACACTTGAGCTTTCACTGCTAATGGTATCGCACACCAGCACGCTGAAATGTCATGCTCATTTTTTGGCTGAGAACAAACGATGTCCATAAAATAACAGACCATATACTTTTCCTGTTTTAGTGTGAAAGGAACCTTCACACACCTTCCCTGCAACTTTCATCACTATTATGACTGGCATGGGTAGTGAGTCACAATTGCATTGAATAAATATCTGGCCATCTACGAATTTTCCAGTTTTTACCTGGCATTCATTTCTGCAAGTGCAAACAAGCTGCTAATATTGAAATGCCTCTGATTAATGCTGCTCTGTAAGTGCATTCGCAAATAAGTGTTTATGGGTTTTATTTTGCTGATACAGAGTGGCAACTTTTCTTGGTGAATACATTTTCCCAAGTTGTGCATAAGCAGTAAGCACCTGTTCTAAACATTTTGTGCATGTAAAAGATTAATATTTTTCGGCTTGTCGCATTTTTCTCCAAAGCAAAgatattttcaatttgttaGGTTAGAAGGTGAATGCCTATATGACAAAGTTGTGCGCCATATTGCCCAAGTCAGCCCTTATTCCAAGCTACTTTTATTTGCATTACAGTGATAAGTTATGAAACATCTTGATTGAACCTCCTGTAAGATTGTTCCGACACTGAGATCTAATATCTTTGAAGATGAACTTTCTTGCTGGATCAGCGCCAGATGGTGATGATGGAGACTTCATGGGCAGGTGAGCTCCGTCCACTCACGTTGCTGAAATGCCAAAAATGGCTGTTTGCTCGCCACATCAACATCTTATGTTGTTGTACCCTGTGTAATCTTTGGGataatatttgttgttttgtgcaGAGGAGGAAACTCAAATTTGTCGTCGTTGTTCGGGATGAGCAACCAGATGAACAAGAACCCGTCAAGCAATCAGACTCTAACGTACACATCGCCCAAACCTCCGGGAAATTTGTCTGGTCAGTCAATTCAATTAagagcttgccagagtcagtttTGATGAGTTCTTAGCCAGAAAGCAGCCGTGTTGTTGGCTCACTGGTGGGGAAATTAATATAAACaccagaaaacaaacaaaattgtgTCAATTGGACCTTGCACAAAGACAATCACTTTGTGGCTTGAGACTTTCCTCATCTGAGACTTTCTTTAGTCTGAGAATAAAAATTATCTTATCATGACCTTAACCATTTTCCACATCTATGTCAAAGTTTGGCGTCTTGCGTTTATGCAGCATTTGATATACTTAGATCAGCATCAAAATATCACTCTGATTCAGACCAATATTCTATATATAAGGGCAAGTCAAAAATGTTCCTCacttttatgattttcatttatttgcacaaaCACAAGAGTAAAAGAAATATCATACATCATTTTTCTACATTATCTCCTTCCTTTTCGATGCACTTATTTCAGCAGTTCACAAGCTTTTGAATTCCATCCGAGAAGAATTTTTTTTCGTTGGTCATACAACGATTTATTCCCTACTTCTTGCACTgcttgatttgaagaaaatttatgaCCTCACAAAGCATGTTTGAGCTAAGAGATGATAGTTGGAAGGTGCAAGTTCTGGGCTGTATGCAGGATGTTGTAGCACTTAAAAACCCAGTTTGTCGATGGTTTCAATAGTTTTTCTGGCTGCATGTGGACGACAGATCTCCAGACGTCTACGCTTGTGCTCTATCGTAAGCTGTCTTGGTACCCACTTTACAGAAGCCAAGGTTTTCATGAATGATTTGATGGGCAGAGCCATGACTAATCTGCGCAGAGCGTGCCATCCCATCGATAGCAATGTGCCGGTCCATCAGTATCATTTCTTGCCAAGTCTTCTCATCAGTGGTAGTGGTTGATGGACGTCTTGCTCCTTCTGCATGTTTCACACTTGTCCGGCCACTTTTAAATCTCTCAATCCACTCATACACAGTTCTTTTCGGTAGCGCAAAGTTTCCATATTGTGCTAAAAGCCTCCTGTGAACTTCAGCCTCTGATGTGCCTTCTGACCATAAAAATCTGATCACTGCGCATTGTTCTTCACTGGTACATTGTGCTAGTGGAGCTGCCATTTTTATCAACTGAAACCAACCGCTGTAAAGATCGATCGTACAAGTAGATCAGCTGATGATGATCACATGACACAGCACTAACAGCAGTCGGCACGCACAAAAAACATTGCACCGAAAAGGAAAGCGAGAATGGCTACTACAGTAATGTGCGGAAAGTTTTTGACTTGTCCTCGTACCAGGGTTTCCCAACTGGGGTCGTgaaacaagtttaatttttaaaaataaaatcttttttgttaatttttgattCGCTTTATTGTTACCATTACGagattcttttattactgtaaGCTACAGCTACTGTTCGTTGGTAGATTGTGTGCATTTCTATGATTTTGCTAgagacaaaaataccacttgagatttgtaattggatgtttattgttttgacATCATAAATGTGTAGGCTACCAATCAAGCGTTCGcatagaaatttattttctaaaatggggtcgcagaaccaaaaagtttgagaagccctgatATATACCATTAGGATAAGCTTAATAACTATCATGTTTCCAGTTTATTACAAttggtttgaaaaaaataatgtatTGTATTCGCAGATATTAGACTTCAAAGATCATGTTACGCTTAAGTCATTTTCAagaattgatatttttaaacagCCAGTAGCTCGCTGTGTGTTTGTTGAAACAATTCTAAACTAATCTAAGCTATAGAAGTACCTTTGATAAACATCAAAAGTATGTATAGCGCCACCACTGTTTATCTGAGAGCGTTTCTAACATAAACAGTGATTTTGTCACGGATGAGCGCACACGCACATGGGGCAAAAGTTTGAACTTTAAAGCAGTACGATATAACTTCGAAATCATACAACCGATTTtcaatgccattttcttttatttaagttATGCAACAATCAACATAAATTTTGACCCATTAAAATATTCGGTGTAACAATTGTACCAACTTCAGTGGAATGACAGTGGAGTGCATGCTGGTATCTGTTGGGTgtgaataatttttgtttacgtCATGTTGAGGTTAACTTTGATGTGTTGTGTGCATGAACCAGCTAATAACGATTAATCTTCTACTTTGCAGCACAAGCAAATAAGCCTGCTGCTGGTGCCTCATCTGGAGTTGCCATTGCTGTCGCGGTGACTGCGTATAGattgtaagtttattttccGAAATTTGACTTCCTAGCTGCAAAGTGTGTATCGTATTACCATGTCTCATCTGAGATAACTATTTGTTCGCTTTACTTTGCACTCCCAGGCTCAGTGGTTACTGGAGACTTAACATTGTCGTTGTAATATTGATGCTTTTAAATGAGACTTGCACCAAACATTGGTGTTTTTACCGGCACGCTTGTTGACATGACCTttgctatataactaatttgatacaaattgatttgtgttaaaTCAGTATAGAATGCACTCATTTACATGTCTATTGTGACTTCATAGTTTGAACAATCAGAATGTAAAGCAAGGAAAATTGGGAGCTGCTGTTTTAAGAGATTTTGCTGCAAAAGACGTAAGAACTTCATTTCTGTTGCATAGTTTGGTGACTTCTTTCCAACCTTGTTTCTTCATTCATTTCAGTATAAAATAGTGATGTATGTGACGAAGCAGCAGCCTGTGTCAAGCGTGAAGATCACTCCGACCTTCATGTTTATTGTAAGTTGCTAATCTGTTTGCAAACAATGAAGACATCCTCTCAGATGAATTCTTTTTCAGGTCCAAGCAAATAACTATGCGACGTTCATCGACGACCAGCAACAAAGGTGGACCGTGTTGTTTGATTCAACAAAGCAGTTGTCAGATTTTGCGAAACAGGTTTTACTTTAATTTCTCATCATCCTCTTGTGATGTGTATGGCTGCCATTCATAATCACAACACACATGTTCATGCCGATTGATGCGGTGTTGAAGGTTTGTCTGGGAAAGTTTTTCACGAGCACGCAGCCGGCCGATGGCTGCACCATCCAAGACTTGTCCGATCGTCAACCTCAGATGAAGTCAGTTGCTAGCGGAGACTCACTGGAGATGAAGTACACGGGTTGGCTTGTCGACAGCGAAGGAAATCTCGGCAGTGTGTTTGATGGTAACCACAACTCTGAGAAGACATTCCGCTTCAAGATTGGTCGAGGGAAAGTTATCAAGGTTCCCGTAATACGACGAACATGTTCTCATGAATGATCAGGCTGAAAACTAATGTATCAGAAGATGTTTAGATTTAAAATGGAACTTCTTCGAGATTGATGAAAGCGTTTCACAATGCAGTCAGTTTTAATCTTTTGTTTGCTTACATACCTCCGACTAACTTCATGATGTTGCAGGGCTGGGATGCTGGGATGATCGGGATGCAAAAGTCAGGAAGAAGGTTTCTTGTGATTCCTCCACACCTCGCTTATGGACAAAAGAGTGTTTCCAACAAAATTCCTCCAAATTCAATTCTTGCGTTTGAAGTTGATTTGCTTCGAGTGAGTTGAAACGATTTGATGAACTTGATACAAGAATCATTCCTTCTATATTCATGAAGCCGTTTGATGAGCAGACGTTGAGCTTTCTGTATCTTTATTTCCAGATTAAACGTGGTAAAGATGAATCTTCGGTGAAGAGTGTGGGATCTGTTGAATCCCTCGCACAAGCAAGTGATGCAACATTGAGCAACACAGAGGAAGGTTCATTGATATTTAATGGTTGTTGTGGTGGTTAAATATACTTATTGGGATGCGTTTGATATATTTCATTCAGCGCCACCATCCCAGGTCCCCACTGAAAACTCGTCACTTTTGGTCGGGTAAGTTCATTCGGCTGTTGTTTGACAATTCTTGGTCAAATTCATATTTATCCCCGTTCTATGTATCCTAGTGATGAAAACGTCAGGGAGAGGACGGCTTCATTGAACGACCAACTATCTCAGGTGACCAACTCATCATTTCACTTTCTTTTTGCTccttgtaatttattttatctgtGCAGGCAACACCAGACTCTTCCAAGACCACCTTGGTGTCCCGGATGGCAAAAATGGGCCATGCAATGATCCCGCTGCCCCACTCTGGGCAAACAGGGGAATCCCCTGCACCAGGACCTTCGCAATCAGTGAGTTGGTTTCTTCctgaattttgttattttcatcaGGTTCAACTTGAAACATTCTATAAGATGCAGCATGCGGTTCAGCAACCATTAAATCAACAAGCTGAGCAACAAATGGCACAAATCATgcaacagcaacaacaaacCTTGCAACAGCAGAAAATCCTTCAACAGCAGTCAGAGTTTGAACTAAGACGGTCACCAGCAAACCATCAAATGTTATCACCATCCCCTTTACACCAACCGTTGGTGCACCAGAATTTACCATCCTCATCACCATTCCAACAATCCTCTCAGGTGAGGGATACCACCCCATGGTGTTTGTACAAGCGCTTATGGTTGTTGTGTAGGTTTATATCGACCAACCAAGCTTTGCGAATCGACAATCCCTCGGGATGGGAATGACACCATCCCAACTGGCCCCTCACACACCAGCCTACCAGCCCTACCTTTCTTCATATGGTAACCATACAAACCACTAACAGGTCGCACTGGTCgcaataaatgaaatattttttgatatttaggTCCAGAATTTCTTCCAATGCTGATGTCAGAATCTCGACAACAAACCTCAGAGATTCGTCTTCTCCAGGAGAAAGTAGATAAGGTGATGATGACCACTGCATCCAGTGCACATCCCATAATTGTTAGATAATTGGATCTGCCTGTCTTATTTGCCATTCGATATCTTTCAGGTTTCAAGTTTGGTTCAAGacgtgaaaaataaaaatgatgtCTATGGTGGGCAGCTGAGCTCGAACCAAGCGATGGATGCAAGCATGATAATGCAAGGTGTCCAGAAGATTCTGAAGGTATGTTGTTGTCTGAATTCTTGCTGTCGATCCTCTGCaagtttttaaggtttttgCAGGAAAATGAGCActtaaaagaaacaatttctGAGAAAACGACTCAAattgaaaatcaaaacaataaaatcagcGACTTGTTGCAGCAAAATCAAAAGCAAGTTTTTCTCAAGTTGACTTTTCCGTTTAAGATGTCTATTCTGTGGTATATGGTTAGGGGAGCTCCCTACTTATGTGAAATTTCTTGCTAGGTTGGTCGAGAAGAGCAATTTGATGTTGGAGAGACGGAACGATTCCTTCAAGGAGTCGTTCGAGCAGAGTCAGGCGCGATGCTTGCAGCTGGAACAGGATAAAGTTGATCTCACTCAGAGACTCAGGTAGAAGCTGGCCATGAAATATGCGTCCGACTTGTGCTTAACTTGCAATGTTGCTTCGCTTTGTAGTGATTCCTCGGCTAAGTTGTCGAGTTTAACGCTTGAAATGTCCGATGCTGCGCAAAGGGAAGTTGAGCTGAAGCAGAAGTTCAAAGAAATTTATGTCAAGGAAAAAAATCGGGCAGACATTGctgaagaaaaagtgaaaggTTGGCAGCGGACATGGATTTGAGCAAACGCGGCGTTTTCACAATTTCTTCCCTGGGTTTGTTTTTACAGAATGTGAAGAAGAACTTGCGTCCAATCAGAACaagatgaaaaatgttttgtccaATGAGGTTACTTCTCAGTCTCAAATTGAGGAATTGACCAATGAAATCAGGAAGTTGACTGACAAGAATGAAAAGTTGCTTGAGGTGATTACTCAACTGCGTTTCTGGCATAATGGTTgcttatgacatcacagtgATCATGATCAGCACTCGTGTGACCAGTTAGGCGCCATGTACGAGTTTACATGGAAAGTTTTTGTGACAGGATCATCAGAGTGAAAAGAAGAAGTGGAAAGATGAGAGAGAGCAGACGGAAGAGAAAGAATCATCTCTCCAGGACAAGATTGAAGAGTTAAAAAGATCCACATTTGCTGATAGAGAGCAGGAGAAGAAGGTTGGTTTCCATGAAATAGGGCTGGAGGaattttttcataaagttGTCTGTTCACTATTTACAGGTTGCCAGGTTAGAAGAAGAACTTTTTGGAACAAAGTTGAAGTTGGAAGAGTTGGAGGGAAGCGAAAGCAGGATGGAGACGATGCAGCATCGGGTAGGCTGACGTCATTGCTTTTGTTTAGATCCTTTCATGAAGCAAGTCTTTTGTCTCCAGATGGTGATGATGAGGAAAACCAACGAAGATTTCAAGTCCAAGATGGAAGAAATCTCATCCGAGCTCGACCACATACGACCATATAAGGAAGCAGTGGGTTAAGCTGCCAAAATTTCCTCAACTTTAAAGTGATGATTTTTAACCAATTGGTTTGTTTAAGTTTGAGCGACTGCTGACACAAGCCACCACCATGAAGGAGAAATATGAGACGAAGATCGATGACCTGAGAGAAGCCATCAAAGAACAAAATTCCCCGAACAACGACAACTTACTTGATCAGGTATGGTTATATGATGTCCGTGAAAGATAGCATCGTCGTGATCATTGCCTGTGCAGGTCAAAAGGATCATGAACTCCGTATTTCAACAAGTCAAACAGAAAATTGATTCTGATGAAAACTATTTTGGttctgacgtcataaagaTTCTTCTTGACATCATAAAGGTATAATTGCCCATATTATGAGAACTTGACATTTTCTTGCTGTCAGTTTTCCAATGAAGTTGTTTTGTGTAGAGCACGACGCTTTCCATGACCAATGTTCAGCGAAGTGGGAAGGAGAGCAGAGGTGCGGATGAGAGGAGTAATGTGGATGATGACGAAAGTGCGGACGAAGACAAGAGTCCGGATGAAGACAAGAGTCCGGATGAAGACGAAAGTGCGGATGAAGACGAAAGTGCGGATGAGGACGAAATTCCGGATGAAGACGAAAGTGCGGATGAGGACGAAATTCCGGATGAGGACGAAAGTGCGGATGAGGATGAAAGTGCGGATGAGGACGAAAGTCCGGATGAGAACAAGAGTCCGGATGAGGAGATTGTGGAAGAAGAATCCAGATCAAATTATGAGGAGAACGCAACGGAAGTGGATGGTGGCTCCATGGAGGTCAAGAAAGATCCTGATAATTCGGATGCAGAGAAACCTTGTCCAAAAGAGGACCAGGAAGATGATAACGTTAGAGAGGATGATTCTTCCGAGATGAAAGAACATGGTGAAGGTGAAGAAAGAAGTGATCCTCCTGATGATGAAGACTCTGAGCAAGATGCTGTGAATGGTAGGTAGATGCTTGATCAACTTACTCTGAACTTGACATAAACTTGGAGCTTGTTCCCCAGGTGATCTCGAGCCGGACAAGAGCGACCAGGGTGGCAGCGACAATGACAAGTAAATTTGACTGCGATGAAATTTTCATTGCTTATGTGCACTTTcgaaattttaatattttcagaaTTGTGGATGAATTTTCTGCACTGTCCGCTAAGAGTCAAATACAAGACGGTTCCATTGCGTCATCAACATCATTTATGTCATCGTATGACGACAGGAAACCCCCGCCACTTTTTGATGACGAAAGCGATGACGATGATTTGTTCAAATAGTTTTGCCTGATCTTTAaaaatgcagtttatgttgaTTCGTCCAATCAACATCGGTGCTATGTCACGTGATTACATCTACTATCCTGCGTGAATGACGTGATTCCcgttcattgtgacgtcacattcaTGAAATAATCGAGCATTTCATTGTTTCATTATATTATTAAAGATTATTAGTCATGTTATGAtttatttgttacatcattatCTTTCGATTATTACGTGTGCAATAAAGTTCTCTAATTACCAGTTCAACGTCTTGACTCGCCTTATTTGGTCAGATCAGATTGCAGCTTGTGACGTAACATCGATGACCGGTTTAAGCTTCATCGAACGGATGAGAAAAGTGAAGTTAGACCAGGGAGGCGTTAACCAGTGTAAAGATGTGAGTTTGCGTAACAGGAATTATTCAGATAATTACTCTTAATAtgtataataaattattttgctgGGGTCTTAGTCTCATGCTGGCATGAAAACTCGCCTCACGTAAACCAGCTAATTGCCAGTtgagtttgttgttttatggACTTTGGCCTGAAGCCATGATCGCGGCCCAGAAGTTACCTTTTAATTGGCGCTTCGTGGAGTAAACTTGACATCGGTTTGTCTTAAATGACTTTGTTCATTTCAGgtagttttcactttttagtCGCCGTAGAGGAAGATTATTCAGTAACAAACGATCGGGTTTTATGTTCAGAGATTAACAGCGAATACGTGGctcatgatgacgtcattaaatCGTAGAAATGGTGCAAGTGTAATGGAATGATAGGCAGTCGAAACGCGTTGCTTATAACCAATTGTATGTGATCAAGTTGTTCCAGCTGAAAGTTTGAGCAAGTCGAAAGCAACAACCCTCCGTTGTACGTCATTGCCAGTATAGGATAAGCGATGCGCCAATTTCCGCTTACAACGCTGCACAAGTTATTATCTCATAATGTTTTATTGTGACGCATTACACTGTCAGCGCCCGGAGTTGTGCATCATTTTACTTTCGATATCAGAATGCTGAGAATAGAAATACATGGGAACTACGGTTTGGCAATCTGGTTGGAATTTGCTTAAAAATTCATGATTTTCTTTGATTAGCCGGTAAATCCGGCCTACGGTGCCGACTAGCTGAGTGTAGCAGATTAGAGCAACAGCACGAAAGCTGGACTcatcaataataataactCACAATTTCTATTCGCGAAGATTTCTAAGTCTCTGCATCTGGCTCGTTGTAGGCATGGACCTGACATTCTTCAACAACAGCGCCGCCAATGTTGGCTTCCCTGTGCTTTACGCCGGAATGTCACTCTCAATGTTGACCGTCCTGGTTGCGCTGGTCACCTTTTTCTCAAACAAGTCAGTCTGCTCGATGATTGCGCTTGTGACGTTAACAATAAGACGTAGTGATCTGTTTCTAGGTTTCTTCGAATAAAACGTCAGAACGTCATCACCATAAACCTCTGCTTGTCGATGATTTTCTTCTACGTTGGCTTCTTGACGTCAGTGACAACTGTTCACGTCAAAGGGAGTTTTGTGAATTCGACAAAAGATTCGATACCTACGTCATGCATAGCAGGTAATGACGTCATCCTACTTGAATGTTGGGAGAGTTATAATGTTTCGATGTGCACAGGGGCCGCGATGACGTGTGCCGGGTGGCTCGCAGTGATTTTCTGGGTTTTGGTCAACTGGCTGTATTTGAGCTTCACAATCAATAAGACAGTGCCACGTCATGTCAGCCATTTCGTCATCAAAACGACACTACCCACATATGGTGAGTTACGTGAGCAGATTTCAACACTTTCCATGAAAGTGATTGTTGTACTTCaataatgacatcataatgcgTCTTGACAGGAATTGTCTTGATCATTCTTGCCGCGGTCGCCGCCGTTGACGAACACTTGAACCACCACCTCATAAGCTATATGTGGGTATTTcccttatgacgtcatactctTCCCCTCTCAATGCAATTTATCGATGGTCTTACATTCCTTATAAACGCATGAATCGCACAAATTTATTTGATGACGTTGATCCCAGGTGTTGGTACGAACTGAGGGGGGAGATAGCGGGCCTGGTCATCGGCGCCACTTCGCTCGCTTTCAGCGGCATCGTCGCCTCAGCTGCTTTCTGCTCCTGGAAAATGTCGCGCAAATCTCTCCCCACCACGCCCAGGATCGCTAAGGTTGCCATTTTTACGTCATTACTACAGTGGGATACCATTTCAACAAAGAAGCTCAATTTTCTTTCTCTTGTTCCAGAGAAATCGTCGAAATTTCATCCAATTGATGGCGCTCACCGCCATCATCGTCATAACCGACATTCCCCACCTATTGCTCTGGATCCTATCTGCTAAGGATGACGCAAAAGTAAAATTCATTCtcaaacttaaaattttcacTGTTTAATGattataagatgtttatgttGGCAGCTGGCGACAACAAACGATTATATCTGGATTGAAATAGTCGACGGTTGTCTGTCTGGGGCCGCTGGTATCCTAGTGGTCGTTGTGCTCATTTGCAGGTCCAATGATTTTAGAATGTTTTGGAAGGTTCTGCTCTCGGTGAGTGTCATCTATGTGTATGACGTCAGAGCGTAGTAGTAGCCCTTGCTGCCCCCAGCTGTGTTTGCTGAGTCATGGCGGCTCCTCTGCATGCTTAGTCACCGCGTTCTTTACTTTGAAATCTCAGAGTTTTTCTACTCTAAAGGGGGAAAACCCTACCAAGATTCGAAACTTCCGGTTGAATAACTCAACCCGGAAATTACCTAGCAGAGATATCAGCAACGTAACTGACGACACAATGGACAATCAGCGATCTCCAAAAAAGTACCAACCACGTGACCAGGTTGATGTAACGATAGAGGATGACGTATTCTACACGTCAACGGATATTCCTCTTCCAGATAGCCTGGTGTCCACCAAAGCTGAGGTGAGCTGTTATtcgaatttgaattttatggATACCGAACTTTTTCCGTTTTCGCTCAATTCccaaaatttttcaactttaaaggtaatttttcactttcagcATTGTTACGTCGCTATCAGCATTGTTACGTCGCTATCAGTGACTAATTTAATCAAAGCTTATTACTTCACAGAGCAATAGCGGCAGCACATCTGCTGATGGTTTCCAAATTAagagaaaaatatttcgaagCTCGATAAAGAAATCAAACAAAGCAAGCTCGTCGTCAGTTCACAGCACTTCCTACGAAGTCGCTACAGCGAGAAGCAGTAAGACTTTAAACAGGTAGCCTACTAATTCATAGTTACGTCGCTAACATCAGATAAATCACATATCGCTAAATGTTAGTGATGCGCTGCAACCAAATTTATTGGATTTCGTGCGGACCTGAGTATCTTGATGCACGAATCGACGATGCACGTTCTAGAGTCTAGAACTATAGTAGGCCTAGATCAGCATCATCGTGTTGCCAAGTTCACGATATGAATACAATCGCGAAGCAATTTAcgtaaaatacaatcaaaTAGAGATTGAAAACTTGGTTTGATAAAAGAACTTTAACGTGTTCGGGCTTGTATTGGCCCATGCCTGCTAAAGATTATTCTGTGATTAATGCAAGTTACTTGTTTTGGAAGGATTGACTTCAAACTAT
Above is a window of Clavelina lepadiformis chromosome 8, kaClaLepa1.1, whole genome shotgun sequence DNA encoding:
- the LOC143469201 gene encoding FK506-binding protein 15-like isoform X1: MNFLAGSAPDGDDGDFMGRGGNSNLSSLFGMSNQMNKNPSSNQTLTYTSPKPPGNLSAQANKPAAGASSGVAIAVAVTAYRFLNNQNVKQGKLGAAVLRDFAAKDYKIVMYVTKQQPVSSVKITPTFMFIVQANNYATFIDDQQQRWTVLFDSTKQLSDFAKQVCLGKFFTSTQPADGCTIQDLSDRQPQMKSVASGDSLEMKYTGWLVDSEGNLGSVFDGNHNSEKTFRFKIGRGKVIKGWDAGMIGMQKSGRRFLVIPPHLAYGQKSVSNKIPPNSILAFEVDLLRIKRGKDESSVKSVGSVESLAQASDATLSNTEEAPPSQVPTENSSLLVGDENVRERTASLNDQLSQATPDSSKTTLVSRMAKMGHAMIPLPHSGQTGESPAPGPSQSMQHAVQQPLNQQAEQQMAQIMQQQQQTLQQQKILQQQSEFELRRSPANHQMLSPSPLHQPLVHQNLPSSSPFQQSSQVYIDQPSFANRQSLGMGMTPSQLAPHTPAYQPYLSSYGPEFLPMLMSESRQQTSEIRLLQEKVDKVSSLVQDVKNKNDVYGGQLSSNQAMDASMIMQGVQKILKENEHLKETISEKTTQIENQNNKISDLLQQNQKLVEKSNLMLERRNDSFKESFEQSQARCLQLEQDKVDLTQRLSDSSAKLSSLTLEMSDAAQREVELKQKFKEIYVKEKNRADIAEEKVKECEEELASNQNKMKNVLSNEVTSQSQIEELTNEIRKLTDKNEKLLEDHQSEKKKWKDEREQTEEKESSLQDKIEELKRSTFADREQEKKVARLEEELFGTKLKLEELEGSESRMETMQHRMVMMRKTNEDFKSKMEEISSELDHIRPYKEAFERLLTQATTMKEKYETKIDDLREAIKEQNSPNNDNLLDQVKRIMNSVFQQVKQKIDSDENYFGSDVIKILLDIIKSTTLSMTNVQRSGKESRGADERSNVDDDESADEDKSPDEDKSPDEDESADEDESADEDEIPDEDESADEDEIPDEDESADEDESADEDESPDENKSPDEEIVEEESRSNYEENATEVDGGSMEVKKDPDNSDAEKPCPKEDQEDDNVREDDSSEMKEHGEGEERSDPPDDEDSEQDAVNGDLEPDKSDQGGSDNDKIVDEFSALSAKSQIQDGSIASSTSFMSSYDDRKPPPLFDDESDDDDLFK
- the LOC143469201 gene encoding FK506-binding protein 15-like isoform X3; amino-acid sequence: MNFLAGSAPDGDDGDFMGRGGNSNLSSLFGMSNQMNKNPSSNQTLTYTSPKPPGNLSAQANKPAAGASSGVAIAVAVTAYRFLNNQNVKQGKLGAAVLRDFAAKDYKIVMYVTKQQPVSSVKITPTFMFIVQANNYATFIDDQQQRWTVLFDSTKQLSDFAKQVCLGKFFTSTQPADGCTIQDLSDRQPQMKSVASGDSLEMKYTGWLVDSEGNLGSVFDGNHNSEKTFRFKIGRGKVIKGWDAGMIGMQKSGRRFLVIPPHLAYGQKSVSNKIPPNSILAFEVDLLRIKRGKDESSVKSVGSVESLAQASDATLSNTEEAPPSQVPTENSSLLVGDENVRERTASLNDQLSQATPDSSKTTLVSRMAKMGHAMIPLPHSGQTGESPAPGPSQSMQHAVQQPLNQQAEQQMAQIMQQQQQTLQQQKILQQQSEFELRRSPANHQMLSPSPLHQPLVHQNLPSSSPFQQSSQVYIDQPSFANRQSLGMGMTPSQLAPHTPAYQPYLSSYGPEFLPMLMSESRQQTSEIRLLQEKVDKVSSLVQDVKNKNDVYGGQLSSNQAMDASMIMQGVQKILKENEHLKETISEKTTQIENQNNKISDLLQQNQKLVEKSNLMLERRNDSFKESFEQSQARCLQLEQDKVDLTQRLSDSSAKLSSLTLEMSDAAQREVELKQKFKEIYVKEKNRADIAEEKVKECEEELASNQNKMKNVLSNEVTSQSQIEELTNEIRKLTDKNEKLLEDHQSEKKKWKDEREQTEEKESSLQDKIEELKRSTFADREQEKKVARLEEELFGTKLKLEELEGSESRMETMQHRMVMMRKTNEDFKSKMEEISSELDHIRPYKEAFERLLTQATTMKEKYETKIDDLREAIKEQNSPNNDNLLDQVKRIMNSVFQQVKQKIDSDENYFGSDVIKILLDIIKSTTLSMTNVQRSGKESRGADERSNVDDDESADEDEIPDEDESADEDEIPDEDESADEDESADEDESPDENKSPDEEIVEEESRSNYEENATEVDGGSMEVKKDPDNSDAEKPCPKEDQEDDNVREDDSSEMKEHGEGEERSDPPDDEDSEQDAVNGDLEPDKSDQGGSDNDKIVDEFSALSAKSQIQDGSIASSTSFMSSYDDRKPPPLFDDESDDDDLFK